One window of Mediterraneibacter gnavus ATCC 29149 genomic DNA carries:
- a CDS encoding glycoside hydrolase family 88/105 protein, producing MPEKKMKNIKRELIEQKLNLVVEKLMNLGGPENEAELKDGGEAIGFFKRDFGIAEWDWPQGVGLYGLLKMMKIQGNDDYKTFLHQWFKGNIADGLPSRNINTTTPLLTLAELNEQYQDKEFENLCLDWASWLMNCIPRTKEGGFQHVTSANGDRQGVRLNESEMWIDTLFMTVLFLNKMGQKYQKQEWIDESIHQVLMHIKYLYDTHTGLFYHGWSFNRMDNFGGIFWCRGNSWFTLGILDYVDMFKGTLNAGVKTIIVDTYKAQVRKLKELQSKSGLWHTVLTDPDSYEEVSGSAAIVAGILKGIKMGILDDSYLECAWKGVQAILKNIDKDGTVLNVSGGTGMGYDADHYKNILIAPMAYGQSLTILALVEALQLAE from the coding sequence AGAGAATTGATCGAACAAAAACTGAATCTGGTCGTAGAAAAACTAATGAACCTTGGCGGTCCGGAAAATGAAGCTGAATTAAAAGACGGCGGAGAGGCAATCGGCTTTTTTAAGCGTGACTTTGGGATTGCAGAGTGGGACTGGCCGCAGGGAGTGGGGCTGTACGGACTTCTCAAAATGATGAAAATACAGGGAAATGATGATTATAAAACATTTCTGCACCAGTGGTTCAAAGGAAATATCGCAGATGGACTTCCGTCCAGAAATATCAATACAACAACCCCGCTTCTGACACTGGCAGAGTTAAATGAACAATATCAGGATAAAGAATTTGAAAATCTGTGTCTGGACTGGGCTTCCTGGCTGATGAACTGCATTCCGAGAACAAAAGAGGGCGGATTCCAGCATGTCACAAGTGCCAACGGTGACAGACAGGGTGTACGCTTAAATGAAAGCGAGATGTGGATCGATACTCTGTTCATGACCGTATTATTTTTGAATAAAATGGGGCAGAAATATCAGAAACAGGAGTGGATCGACGAGTCCATCCATCAGGTGCTGATGCATATCAAATATCTGTATGATACACATACCGGATTATTCTATCACGGATGGTCCTTTAACCGTATGGATAACTTCGGTGGTATTTTCTGGTGCAGAGGAAACAGCTGGTTCACACTGGGAATTCTGGACTATGTGGATATGTTCAAAGGAACACTCAATGCAGGTGTGAAAACCATCATTGTGGATACATACAAAGCACAGGTGAGAAAGCTGAAGGAACTGCAGAGTAAGAGCGGATTGTGGCATACAGTTCTGACAGACCCGGACAGCTACGAAGAAGTTTCCGGTTCTGCGGCCATCGTGGCAGGAATTCTCAAAGGAATCAAAATGGGGATCCTGGACGATTCATATCTGGAATGTGCATGGAAGGGTGTGCAGGCGATTCTGAAAAATATCGATAAAGACGGAACGGTATTAAACGTATCCGGTGGAACAGGTATGGGATATGATGCAGATCATTACAAAAACATTCTGATCGCGCCGATGGCGTATGGTCAGTCTTTGACAATTCTGGCGCTGGTAGAAGCACTGCAGCTGGCGGAGTAG